A section of the Salminus brasiliensis chromosome 10, fSalBra1.hap2, whole genome shotgun sequence genome encodes:
- the znf365 gene encoding protein ZNF365: MQQKLCTRNTTLFVENGLACGAGAPPQLPFRCPRCGEHERFHSLAALRAHLEYSHTYHTHPKHDLSLPNSRGHSYHDYTKDCKRANAKTQTTKDAGTDTHSLGKGEHKLPLSSDPSSLEQCPKGPPSPEKNTAGGEMLAGTELLSVPVASVGQRLEGMMRTANSSMERRLLRLSSELAQTDTALLCERAHSHHLAQERQEVLERERALSRQVDAAVMVIATLRQQLSMSEHELERRKQEVITIQKFLEAAAEHEMCGKVRLRRFIESLLRRIALAERLLEYYQSTPHQHYCTAHPGPPSADIGPQRITKSRSTGEQLVHDEEQAHGRQSGWEASRVSGERLGHQGWLQRSRSDGYEV; this comes from the exons ATGCAGCAGAAGTTGTGCACCCGCAACACAACCTTATTTGTGGAGAATGGCCTGGCTTGTGGTGCAGGGGCTCCACCTCAGCTCCCATTTCGCTGCCCTCGGTGTGGAGAGCATGAACGCTTCCACAGCCTGGCTGCACTGAGGGCCCACCTGGAGTACAGCCACACATACCACACCCACCCCAAGCATGACCTCAGCCTCCCAAACAGCAGGGGCCACTCATACCACGACTACACGAAAGACTGCAAAAGGGCCAATGCCAAGACCCAGACAACAAAAGATGCAGGCACCGACACTCATTCTCTCGGGAAGGGGGAGCACAAACTGCCATTGAGCTCTGACCCCTCTTCACTCGAACAGTGTCCAAAGGGGCCTCCATCCCCAGAAAAGAATACAGCTGGCGGGGAGATGCTTGCTGGTACAGAGCTCCTTTCTGTCCCGGTGGCCTCAGTTGGTCAGAGGTTGGAAGGCATGATGAGGACCGCCAATAGTAGCATGGAGCGGCGACTGCTACGGCTGAGTTCCGAACTGGCCCAGACAGACACTGCCCTGCTGTGCGAGCGTGCTCACTCGCACCACCTGGCCCAGGAGCGGCAGGAAGTGCTGGAGCGTGAGCGGGCCCTCAGCAGGCAGGTGGACGCTGCTGTAATGGTCATTGCGACGCTGCGGCAGCAGCTCAGCATGTCCGAACATGAACTGGAGCGCAGGAAACA GGAAGTGATCACTATTCAGAAATTTCTGGAAGCGGCAGCAGAGCATGAGATGTGTGGGAAAGTGCGATTGCGACGGTTCATCGAGAGCCTCCTGCGACGGATCGCTCTGGCAGAAAGGCTCCTGGAGTACTACCAGAGCACTCCACACCAGCACTACTGCACAGCTCACCCT GGGCCTCCCTCAGCTGATATCGGTCCACAAAGAATAACCAAAAGCAG GTCTACAGGAGAACAGTTGGTCCATGATGAAGAGCAGGCACATGGACGCCAGTCGGGATGGGAAGCATCCAGAGTGTCTGGGGAGAGACTGGGTCATCAGGGCTGGCTCCAACGTAGCAGGTCAGATGGTTATGAGGTTTAA
- the adob gene encoding 2-aminoethanethiol (cysteamine) dioxygenase b: MMPRDNMSSLVQKLARQALATFRSHAAAAGETKAFMENQSKLRSLLAQVKAADLKIVPRCADSSVPAHSLSPPVTYMHICETDDFSMGVFLLKHGTSIPLHDHPGMYGMLKVLYGKVRISCFDRLDTSPESASGGQFNPPLLPFQKSSLRPSLRRSVGEYTEESPPCVLSPHKDNLHQIEAVDGPTAFLDILAPPYDPDDGRDCHYYKVLQQGSEGGAKSAEGQEQTEVWLMEIPQPSEFWCGGEPYPGPKVSL, encoded by the coding sequence ATGATGCCTCGGGACAACATGAGCTCCCTCGTTCAGAAACTAGCCAGGCAAGCCCTCGCCACCTTCCGCAGCCACGCCGCCGCTGCTGGAGAGACCAAAGCGTTCATGGAGAACCAGAGCAAGCTGAGGAGTCTCCTGGCCCAAGTGAAGGCGGCAGATTTGAAGATTGTACCCAGGTGTGCGGACAGCTCGGTGCCTGCTCACTCGCTGAGTCCTCCTGTCACCTACATGCACATCTGCGAGACAGACGACTTCAGCATGGGTGTCTTTCTGCTCAAACACGGGACCTCAATACCGCTCCACGACCACCCAGGAATGTACGGCATGCTGAAAGTTCTCTACGGCAAGGTCAGGATCAGTTGTTTTGACAGGTTGGACACGTCGCCTGAGAGCGCCAGCGGGGGGCAGTTCAACCCACCACTACTGCCCTTCCAGAAAAGCTCTTTAAGGCCCTCGTTGCGTCGATCAGTCGGGGAGTACACGGAGGAGAGCCCCCCGTGTGTCTTATCTCCACACAAAGATAACCTTCACCAAATCGAGGCCGTGGACGGTCCAACCGCCTTCCTTGACATTTTAGCACCTCCGTATGACCCGGATGACGGCAGAGACTGTCACTATTACAAAGTGCTGCAGCAGGGGTCAGAGGGGGGCGCTAAAAGTGCAGAAGGTCAGGAGCAGACTGAGGTGTGGCTCATGGAGATCCCACAGCCCAGTGAGTTCTGGTGTGGTGGTGAACCGTACCCTGGGCCAaaagtttctctctga
- the egr2a gene encoding E3 SUMO-protein ligase EGR2a, translating to MTSKTVDKVAESLSDFLRSIPAYPMDEIPPSFGEAAGGGLSPDSFAVEKQSLDFADSQSSPLSYTGKISIDSQFAQGSWTQEGLISLVCADVEGKTTASAGPTDLLGAPGSSQGPEKAPLSSAMEHMYTAPPPYTCSADVYQDPSAYSSATSCAVTHPCAMSYSPSPKPTVDSALFSILPDYGGFYQSSSGPRDVPPLLQDRKPFSCSLESMRVPPPPLTPLNTIRNFTLAEGPRAPARILLPPPPPLAHAAPLRPIARPRRYPPRACKTPVHERPYPCPAEGCDRRFSRSDELARHVRVHTGHKPFQCRICMRSFGRSDHLTTHIRTHTGEKPFACDLCGRKFARSDERRRHARIHQRQSERRERASQQQQHQQQQPQHQQQQPQHQQQQPAEGAR from the exons ATGACTTCCAAAACTGTGGATAAAGTCGCCGAGTCTCTGAGTGATTTCCTGCGCTCCATCCCGGCTTATCCTATGGATGAGATCCCCCCATCATTCGGCGAGGCGGCGGGAG GTGGTCTGAGCCCTGACAGTTTCGCCGTGGAGAAGCAAAGTCTGGACTTCGCGGACTCTCAGAGCTCGCCTCTCTCCTACACTGGAAAAATCTCCATCGACTCTCAGTTTGCGCAGGGCAGCTGGACTCAGGAGGGTCTGATCAGCCTGGTGTGCGCGGACGTAGAAGGGAAGACCACTGCCTCCGCGGGACCCACAGACCTCTTAGGGGCTCCGGGGTCCTCCCAAGGGCCCGAAAAGGCCCCGCTCTCCTCCGCCATGGAGCACATGTACACCGCGCCCCCTCCTTACACCTGCAGCGCCGATGTCTACCAGGACCCCTCCGCGTACTCGTCCGCCACCTCGTGTGCAGTGACGCACCCATGCGCCATGTCCTACTCCCCCTCGCCCAAGCCCACGGTGGACAGCGCGCTCTTCTCCATCCTGCCGGACTACGGGGGCTTTTACCAGAGCAGCAGCGGACCACGGGACGTCCCGCCTCTTCTCCAGGACCGAAAGCCATTTTCGTGCTCGCTTGAGTCCATGCGCGTTCCCCCGCCGCCCCTCACGCCCCTCAACACCATACGCAACTTCACGCTCGCGGAAGGGCCGCGCGCCCCCGCGCGTATCCTCCTCCCGCCTCCGCCCCCGCTCGCGCACGCCGCCCCGCTGCGCCCCATCGCGCGCCCCCGCAGGTACCCGCCGCGCGCGTGCAAGACGCCCGTGCACGAGCGGCCGTACCCGTGCCCGGCCGAGGGCTGCGACCGCCGCTTCTCGCGCTCCGACGAGCTGGCGCGCCATGTGCGCGTGCACACGGGCCACAAGCCCTTCCAGTGCCGAATCTGCATGCGCAGCTTCGGTCGCAGCGACCACCTCACCACGCATATCCGCACacacactggagagaagccgTTTGCGTGTGACCTGTGCGGCCGCAAGTTCGCCAGGAGCGACGAGCGCAGGCGCCACGCGAGGATCCAccagagacagagcgagaggcGCGAGCGCGCGAGccagcaacaacaacaccaacagcagcagccacaacaccaacagcagcagccacaacaccaacagcagcagcccGCCGAGGGCGCGAGGTGA
- the nrbf2a gene encoding nuclear receptor binding factor 2a, with the protein MDLMESPLNRAHQCGRNANRLVGQEYYEEAISCHGEAAALLEEALLMTQNEQVKLSLELQRGRHLQQQRLIRETLARKPSKETSVPPAPSRAASKLQTASQTAPQYISQAPLRWSKAAKDDRTRLEEQSTAIADLRNVVAVLLLENEKLLKENESLKVENARLKRDPYADQKSPHLTP; encoded by the exons ATGGACCTAATGGAGAGTCCTCTAAACCGC GCCCATCAGTGTGGCCGAAATGCAAACCGGTTGGTAGGGCAAGAGTATTACGAGGAGGCGATTTCATGCCACGGGGAAGCAGCAG CTCTCCTGGAAGAAGCATTATTGATGACACAAAATGAGCAG gtcAAGCTCTCTCTTGAGCTCCAGAGAGGCAGACATCTTCAGCAGCAACGCCTCATCAGAGAAACACTCGCAAGAAAACCCTCCAAAGAGACATCAGTACCACCAGCCCCATCTAGAGCAGCCTCCAAACTCCAAACAGCAAGCCAGACAGCCCCCCAGTACATCTCCCAAGCACCTCTACGATGGTCTAAAGCAGCCAAAGATGACAGGACTCGGCTGGAGGAGCAAAGCACAGCCATCGCTGACCTCAGAAATGTTGTGGCTGTCCTGCTGCTGGAGAACGAGAAGCTACTGAAGGAAAACGAGAGCCTGAAGGTGGAGAATGCTCGACTGAAGAGAGACCCCTATGCGGACCAGAAGAGTCCCCAC